The Gemmata palustris genome includes a region encoding these proteins:
- the lptB gene encoding LPS export ABC transporter ATP-binding protein, which produces MPLLEVEGLVKYYGNRAVVNGVSFSVDAGEVVGLLGPNGAGKTTSFRMATGQIQPNDGKVTFNDEDVTSLAMYQRARRGMGYLSQEPSVFRKLSVEGNLLAILEALPRSRKLGRRLSRAERWERTNEALTRFKLDPVRKTTAGRCSGGEKRRLEIARCLVCEPMLILLDEPFAAVDPITTEDIRRNIRELADSGIGILITDHNVREVFRTADRVYLITAGKVVTRGTPMELVNDPVAIDAYLGRSFEEDGFTRHFDARATKKKSESSTSTLAAPPVVRYSPPASRPVAPVEAPAPSAAPTTTLTAPSVFPAAPPSPFSAPMTTTTPPPVGQALGGPMAAVLELEKIRRAVEGLADDRTLKASMVELVARGAAAIPALLEAMERRDAVLRNRAFEVLKFVAKDSGALDYDPNATTESRLRQVAHLRAKLERRR; this is translated from the coding sequence ATGCCGCTGTTGGAAGTCGAGGGGCTGGTCAAGTATTACGGCAACCGGGCCGTTGTGAACGGCGTGTCGTTCTCCGTGGACGCGGGCGAGGTGGTCGGGCTGCTCGGCCCCAACGGGGCCGGGAAGACGACCAGTTTCCGCATGGCGACCGGGCAGATCCAGCCGAACGACGGCAAGGTGACGTTCAACGACGAGGACGTGACCTCGCTCGCGATGTACCAGCGCGCGCGCCGGGGAATGGGCTACCTGTCGCAGGAACCGAGCGTGTTCCGCAAGCTCTCGGTCGAGGGCAACCTGCTCGCGATCCTCGAAGCGCTCCCGCGGAGCCGCAAGTTGGGGCGCCGACTGAGCCGCGCCGAGCGGTGGGAGCGCACCAACGAGGCGCTGACCCGGTTCAAATTGGACCCGGTGCGCAAGACCACCGCGGGCCGGTGCTCGGGCGGCGAAAAGCGCCGACTGGAGATCGCCCGCTGCCTCGTGTGCGAACCGATGCTCATCCTGCTCGACGAGCCGTTCGCCGCGGTCGACCCGATCACCACCGAGGACATCCGGCGGAACATCCGCGAACTGGCCGATTCGGGCATCGGCATCCTCATCACCGACCACAACGTGCGCGAGGTGTTCCGCACCGCGGACCGCGTGTACCTCATCACGGCCGGCAAGGTGGTCACCCGCGGTACGCCGATGGAATTGGTCAACGACCCGGTCGCGATCGATGCGTACCTCGGGCGCAGTTTCGAGGAGGACGGCTTCACGCGCCACTTCGACGCCCGCGCCACGAAGAAGAAATCGGAATCGTCCACGTCGACGCTCGCGGCCCCGCCCGTCGTTCGCTACTCGCCGCCCGCGAGCCGGCCGGTCGCGCCCGTTGAAGCGCCCGCACCGTCCGCGGCGCCGACCACGACTCTCACGGCCCCGTCGGTGTTCCCGGCGGCCCCGCCCTCGCCGTTCTCTGCTCCCATGACCACCACAACGCCGCCGCCGGTGGGTCAGGCCCTCGGTGGACCGATGGCCGCGGTTTTGGAGCTCGAAAAGATCCGCCGAGCGGTCGAAGGTCTGGCCGACGATCGCACCCTGAAAGCCTCAATGGTGGAACTCGTTGCCCGCGGGGCCGCGGCAATCCCGGCGCTGCTCGAAGCGATGGAGCGCCGCGACGCGGTTCTGCGCAATCGCGCGTTTGAAGTGTTGAAGTTCGTTGCGAAGGACTCCGGCGCGCTCGATTACGATCCGAACGCCACAACCGAATCTCGCCTCCGTCAAGTAGCCCATCTCCGGGCCAAACTCGAGCGGCGTCGGTAA
- a CDS encoding branched-chain amino acid aminotransferase has product MAGPALPMDDRDGVIWYNGDLVPWREAKAHVLVHSLHYGNSVFEGERIYNGKVFKLTEHSQRLVKSAKMLAYDLPYTVAELDKATKIVVSENKLDSGYVRPLAWRGAEVIGVSAIGTNVHVMIAAFPWGAYYGQKAIKLMTSRWKRPSPESSPAGSKAAGLYIICTLAKDEALAAGVQDALMHDYKGRLSEATGANLFLVINGELHTPTTETILNGITRLTVMDLARKRGIKVVEREIWPNELAHASEVFLTGTAVEVQPVSAIDKQEFEVGPVTQQLVADYSALVRS; this is encoded by the coding sequence ATGGCCGGTCCTGCACTGCCGATGGACGATCGCGACGGCGTCATCTGGTACAACGGTGATCTCGTCCCGTGGCGCGAGGCCAAGGCCCACGTCCTCGTCCACAGCCTCCACTACGGCAACAGCGTGTTCGAGGGCGAGCGCATCTACAACGGCAAGGTGTTCAAACTCACCGAGCACTCGCAGCGGCTCGTCAAATCCGCCAAGATGCTGGCCTACGACCTGCCCTACACCGTCGCGGAACTCGACAAGGCGACCAAGATCGTCGTCAGCGAGAACAAGCTCGATTCCGGCTACGTGCGCCCGCTCGCGTGGCGCGGGGCCGAGGTCATCGGCGTGTCCGCCATTGGCACGAACGTCCACGTCATGATCGCGGCGTTCCCGTGGGGGGCGTACTACGGTCAAAAGGCGATCAAACTGATGACGAGCCGGTGGAAGCGCCCCAGCCCCGAGAGCTCGCCCGCCGGGAGCAAGGCCGCGGGCCTGTACATCATTTGCACGCTCGCGAAGGACGAGGCGCTCGCGGCCGGGGTGCAGGACGCCCTCATGCACGACTACAAGGGGCGGCTCTCCGAAGCCACCGGCGCGAACCTGTTCCTCGTGATTAACGGCGAACTGCACACGCCCACGACAGAAACGATCCTGAACGGCATCACGCGCCTGACCGTGATGGACCTCGCCCGCAAGCGCGGGATCAAGGTGGTCGAGCGCGAAATTTGGCCCAACGAACTCGCGCACGCGAGCGAAGTCTTCCTCACCGGTACCGCGGTCGAGGTGCAGCCGGTGTCGGCCATCGACAAACAGGAGTTCGAGGTGGGGCCGGTCACGCAGCAGTTGGTCGCGGACTACTCCGCGCTCGTTCGGAGCTGA
- a CDS encoding sugar phosphate isomerase/epimerase family protein — MLSAVTISLVPEARGGPFVYWDSLADGCREAAARGFDAVEVFPPSADAIDPRELRTLLDDHGLSLAAVGTGAGWVKHKLSLTSPDSAVREKALAFVRSIMDLAAPFEAPAIIGSMQGRWGDGVTKPEALRHLGHALFKLDTHAADLGTTLLYEPLNRYETNLINTLGDAATLLTGIGAENVKILADLYHMNIEEANLADAIRNAGARIGHVHFADSNRRAAGLGHTDFLPVISALVEIGFAGYLSAEVLPLPDSDTAARQTIATFRQIVG; from the coding sequence ATGCTTTCAGCCGTCACCATCTCGCTCGTGCCGGAAGCCCGCGGCGGGCCGTTCGTGTACTGGGACTCGCTCGCCGACGGGTGCCGCGAGGCCGCCGCGCGCGGGTTCGACGCGGTCGAAGTGTTCCCGCCGAGCGCGGACGCGATCGATCCCCGCGAACTTCGCACCCTACTCGATGACCACGGGCTTTCGCTCGCCGCGGTGGGTACGGGCGCCGGGTGGGTGAAGCACAAGCTCTCGCTGACGAGTCCGGACAGCGCGGTGCGCGAAAAGGCACTCGCGTTCGTGCGCTCGATCATGGACCTCGCGGCGCCGTTCGAGGCCCCCGCGATCATCGGTTCGATGCAGGGGCGGTGGGGCGACGGCGTCACGAAGCCGGAAGCGCTCCGGCACCTCGGGCACGCGCTCTTTAAACTGGACACGCACGCCGCGGATCTCGGCACGACGCTCCTTTACGAGCCCCTGAACCGCTACGAAACGAACCTCATCAACACGCTCGGCGACGCCGCCACGCTGCTCACCGGCATCGGCGCGGAGAACGTCAAGATTCTCGCCGACCTGTACCACATGAACATCGAGGAAGCGAACCTCGCGGACGCGATCCGAAACGCGGGCGCGCGCATCGGGCACGTCCATTTCGCGGACTCGAACCGCCGGGCGGCGGGTCTGGGCCACACGGACTTCCTGCCCGTGATCTCGGCGCTGGTCGAGATCGGCTTCGCCGGGTACCTGTCGGCCGAAGTGCTGCCGCTCCCGGATTCGGACACTGCGGCGCGCCAAACCATCGCCACCTTCCGCCAAATCGTGGGTTAG
- a CDS encoding type II secretion system protein GspD, with product MFQAKKWNWKRVAANLLLVPVLTGGTVAIVHAQFGKDKAASSAMPSTASGPSRSASGLGGGAATSDPKQLLKDGRKALDEGRFADARDLAMAAEANNPGGKWGLFDDTPNALRKDIESAQAKAQKIQSEQLMKQAKAVAVKPAANDAERAYNLDSALQMARKADQLHGPYSTWDMGERPEKLIKELQAARAKLKSAPAAPTGTATAGAQTNKPFASTLPPAGTDARKQSAMRLVSEGRALAEQGNFVAAKAKYAEADKLGATFNAGEFSPGFALQDLNTRGTVAIDKMVRDAQALTAQQDFAKANTTLANAMQVAATLGLFPKPVVEAKQALWTASAGKFGSAPPSGIVAAGGPEYLVPAGPIGGTAPAVPPGTQTVYSPAKPGTTGTVTGRALLDQAAIEFKQGQFDTAEKLALQAHNLGGVQDEARRLLNSIDSEKLALKQRTAVATVENAKASYKNKDYQQTFDVLVLVDGNLLTGDLRAARSQMLTACKAELDKTGTGIATAGGIQPPDMGLPTGAPAGTPQTTDPTASAPGTNPPGTARVTTDGPVSQADALKKVQFQKLRSEGLKVQTDAQAAFGRGETDLAMTMLVDYSNKVRAAGLDASSVAMLLRPVDGRLDTFRLMKGQIDATARLTKEKREAKDLVVGRGIAEEERKKEVAVLVRRYNELLKKNDYAMAERVALQAKQLDPDDPAVGALYESAKLHRRVKEAEQAKSDREKFFLAGMNDAERMGPLVTSDDPLAVQLRASQRASLRGSGNDLHIRTRTPATYEIELRLDKPVSVEFRSTPLDQAIKNLQTLTGAPIWLDVTSLQAEHISEVQLTNFDVGTPIAARNVLACILEPAGLSYVIESDVVKITTMKKAKGRQYTKVFSVADLVTPVPNFALPDYANFDKMLKSTPLSSGQLMIQGVSPGVGGATPFSPAGGLGGGQAASLATGAQATSPGIQGATPFGAGGSLQTNPLGASSNVVNGSNTKHEQLIKLITSMVRPYSWDGQGGNGKVEFFDIGSALVVNQTADVISEVSDLLEALRRLQDLAIAVEVRIVSLSESFFERMGVDFSVNIKTNTTKFEPSLTSGTFRPTPYINDINATGTTVGLTPAGTFTPDLDVPVRATSFQRGIPGFGNYPNSPGNNGGVSLGLAFLNDIQVYTFMEMAQGDQRANIMQAPKLTLFNGQTATLTVSNTQFFVTGVQVLSVNGQIVFVPQNQALPGPGDFNQGGSTSISIQAVVSADRRFVRLNLPVNLAAQSGASVPLFPVTTFITPVFEGGSQGQPIPFTQFLQQPAFTNLNIQTTVVCPDGGTVLLGGLKTLRESRNEFGPPFLSKIPYLNRLFKNVGVGRDSTHIMIMVTPRIIINSEEEIIQTEGRQPGQ from the coding sequence GTGTTCCAGGCAAAGAAGTGGAACTGGAAGCGGGTGGCGGCCAACCTGCTGCTGGTGCCGGTGCTGACCGGGGGGACGGTCGCCATCGTTCACGCCCAGTTCGGTAAGGACAAGGCCGCATCGTCCGCGATGCCGAGTACGGCGTCGGGTCCGTCCCGGTCCGCGAGCGGGCTCGGGGGCGGGGCCGCGACCAGCGACCCGAAGCAGCTCTTGAAGGACGGCCGCAAGGCGCTCGACGAGGGCCGGTTCGCCGACGCCCGCGATCTCGCGATGGCGGCCGAGGCCAACAACCCGGGCGGCAAGTGGGGGCTGTTCGACGACACGCCCAACGCGCTCCGCAAGGACATCGAGTCCGCCCAGGCCAAGGCGCAGAAGATCCAGTCCGAACAGTTGATGAAGCAGGCGAAGGCGGTGGCCGTGAAGCCGGCCGCCAACGACGCCGAGCGCGCCTACAATCTGGACTCCGCGCTCCAGATGGCCCGCAAAGCGGACCAACTGCACGGACCGTACTCGACTTGGGACATGGGCGAACGGCCCGAAAAGTTGATTAAGGAGCTCCAGGCGGCCCGGGCCAAGCTGAAGAGCGCCCCCGCGGCGCCGACCGGGACCGCCACCGCCGGCGCGCAAACGAACAAGCCGTTCGCGAGCACGCTCCCGCCGGCCGGTACCGACGCCCGGAAGCAGAGCGCGATGCGACTCGTGTCCGAGGGCCGGGCGCTCGCCGAGCAGGGCAACTTCGTCGCGGCGAAGGCCAAGTACGCCGAGGCCGACAAGCTCGGGGCCACCTTCAACGCGGGCGAGTTCAGCCCGGGCTTCGCGCTCCAGGACCTGAACACGCGCGGCACCGTCGCCATCGACAAGATGGTCCGCGACGCGCAAGCGCTCACCGCGCAACAGGACTTCGCGAAGGCGAACACGACCCTCGCCAACGCGATGCAAGTCGCGGCCACGCTCGGGCTGTTCCCGAAGCCGGTGGTCGAGGCCAAGCAAGCCCTGTGGACCGCCTCGGCCGGTAAGTTCGGCAGCGCGCCCCCGAGCGGGATCGTCGCGGCCGGCGGACCCGAGTACCTCGTCCCGGCGGGACCGATCGGGGGCACTGCGCCCGCCGTTCCGCCCGGCACGCAGACCGTCTACAGCCCCGCCAAGCCGGGCACGACCGGGACCGTGACCGGCCGGGCGCTGCTCGACCAGGCCGCGATCGAGTTCAAGCAGGGCCAGTTCGATACAGCCGAGAAGCTCGCGCTCCAGGCGCACAACCTGGGCGGCGTGCAGGACGAGGCCCGGCGCCTGCTGAACAGCATCGACTCCGAAAAGTTGGCGCTGAAGCAGCGGACCGCCGTCGCCACGGTGGAGAACGCGAAGGCGTCCTACAAGAACAAGGACTACCAGCAGACCTTCGACGTGCTCGTGCTCGTCGACGGGAACCTGCTCACGGGCGACCTGCGGGCCGCGCGCAGTCAGATGCTGACCGCGTGCAAGGCCGAACTCGATAAGACCGGCACCGGCATCGCGACCGCGGGCGGCATCCAACCGCCGGACATGGGGCTGCCGACGGGTGCGCCGGCGGGCACCCCGCAGACCACCGACCCGACGGCGAGTGCCCCCGGCACGAACCCGCCGGGCACGGCCCGCGTGACCACGGACGGCCCGGTTTCGCAGGCCGACGCGCTCAAGAAGGTCCAGTTCCAGAAGCTCCGGAGCGAGGGGCTGAAGGTCCAGACGGACGCCCAGGCCGCGTTCGGGCGCGGCGAGACCGATCTCGCCATGACCATGCTCGTGGACTACTCGAACAAGGTCCGCGCCGCGGGCCTGGACGCCTCGAGCGTCGCGATGCTGCTCCGCCCGGTGGACGGCCGGCTGGACACCTTCCGCCTGATGAAGGGCCAGATCGACGCCACCGCCCGGCTGACCAAGGAGAAGCGCGAGGCGAAGGATCTCGTCGTCGGGCGCGGGATCGCCGAGGAGGAGCGCAAGAAGGAAGTCGCGGTCCTCGTGCGGCGGTACAACGAGCTGCTCAAGAAGAACGACTACGCGATGGCCGAACGGGTCGCGCTGCAGGCCAAGCAGCTCGACCCGGACGACCCCGCCGTGGGCGCGCTCTACGAGTCCGCCAAACTGCACCGGCGCGTCAAGGAAGCCGAGCAAGCGAAGTCCGACCGCGAGAAATTCTTCCTCGCGGGCATGAACGACGCGGAACGGATGGGGCCGCTCGTCACCAGTGACGACCCCCTCGCGGTGCAACTGCGGGCGTCCCAGCGGGCGAGCCTCCGCGGGTCCGGTAACGACCTCCACATCAGGACCCGCACGCCGGCCACTTACGAGATCGAACTGCGGCTCGACAAGCCCGTGTCGGTCGAGTTCCGGTCGACCCCGCTCGACCAGGCGATCAAGAACCTGCAGACGCTCACCGGCGCTCCGATCTGGCTCGACGTCACGTCGCTCCAGGCCGAGCACATCAGCGAAGTTCAACTGACGAACTTCGACGTGGGCACCCCGATCGCGGCCCGGAACGTGCTCGCGTGTATCCTCGAGCCGGCCGGTCTGAGCTACGTGATCGAGAGCGACGTGGTGAAGATCACCACCATGAAAAAGGCGAAGGGCCGGCAGTACACGAAGGTGTTCTCGGTCGCCGACCTCGTCACCCCGGTGCCGAACTTCGCGCTGCCCGACTACGCGAACTTCGACAAGATGCTCAAGAGCACGCCGCTCAGCAGCGGGCAGTTGATGATCCAGGGCGTGTCCCCGGGCGTCGGCGGCGCGACCCCGTTCAGCCCGGCCGGTGGGCTCGGCGGCGGGCAAGCGGCCAGCCTCGCGACCGGTGCCCAGGCCACGTCACCGGGCATCCAGGGCGCGACCCCGTTCGGTGCGGGCGGCAGCCTGCAGACCAACCCGCTTGGCGCGTCGTCCAACGTGGTGAACGGCAGCAACACGAAGCACGAGCAACTCATCAAGCTGATTACCAGCATGGTGCGCCCGTACTCGTGGGACGGTCAGGGGGGCAACGGTAAGGTCGAGTTCTTCGACATCGGTAGCGCCCTGGTGGTGAACCAGACGGCCGACGTGATCTCGGAAGTGTCGGACCTGCTGGAGGCCCTGCGCCGGCTGCAGGACCTCGCGATCGCGGTCGAGGTCCGCATCGTGTCTCTGTCCGAATCGTTCTTCGAGCGGATGGGCGTGGACTTCTCGGTGAACATCAAGACGAACACCACGAAGTTCGAGCCGTCGCTGACGAGCGGGACGTTCCGCCCGACGCCGTACATCAACGACATCAACGCCACCGGGACGACGGTCGGGCTGACGCCGGCCGGGACGTTCACCCCGGACCTGGACGTGCCGGTCCGGGCGACGAGCTTCCAGCGGGGCATCCCGGGCTTCGGGAACTACCCGAACTCCCCGGGCAACAACGGCGGCGTCTCGCTGGGCCTCGCGTTCCTGAACGACATCCAGGTGTACACGTTCATGGAAATGGCCCAGGGCGACCAGCGGGCCAACATCATGCAGGCCCCGAAGCTGACGCTGTTCAACGGCCAGACGGCGACCCTGACGGTGAGCAACACCCAGTTCTTCGTCACGGGCGTCCAGGTGCTGTCGGTGAACGGGCAGATCGTGTTCGTTCCGCAGAACCAGGCCCTGCCCGGCCCCGGGGACTTCAACCAGGGCGGCTCGACCAGCATCAGCATCCAGGCCGTCGTGTCGGCCGACCGCCGGTTCGTGCGGTTGAACCTGCCGGTGAACCTCGCGGCCCAGTCCGGGGCGTCGGTGCCCCTGTTCCCGGTCACGACGTTCATCACCCCGGTGTTCGAGGGCGGGAGCCAGGGCCAGCCGATCCCGTTCACGCAGTTCCTCCAGCAGCCGGCGTTCACCAACCTGAACATCCAGACGACCGTGGTGTGCCCGGACGGCGGCACGGTGCTCCTGGGCGGGTTGAAGACGCTGCGGGAGAGCCGCAACGAGTTCGGCCCCCCGTTCCTGAGCAAGATCCCGTACCTGAACCGGTTGTTCAAGAACGTGGGCGTGGGGCGCGACAGCACGCACATCATGATCATGGTGACGCCGCGCATCATCATCAACTCGGAAGAGGAGATCATCCAAACCGAGGGGCGGCAGCCCGGCCAGTAA
- a CDS encoding vWA domain-containing protein, translating into MPAPKFLSALPKPVLFGLYGAIGGLLGALLLGEPIMLALGPKQATAPTPAAPEPRLAVSASDKLQIYQGGTNKLLVQIARDAFDDDVTVRVEGLPAGVTAHEAVIPAGKTAGEVELRAAFATRAGLGVDHKSLKVIASARAGGTKEVTETTSFALTPLVSAPPEADIVFVLDVTGSMQKQIDGLKDGIGTFANDLREAKVDARFGCIAFRDLTEGEPSQILKFRGSQFTDDASAFSNEVARLRARGGGDDPESSLEAIIEAAGYDFRKGATRSLILITDAPPRRDGVSVRAAADALTTKKIDLLHLVINSPGRAQYREVQLGAIGVPAEKGTDRGKEFSLDRTANESATFTNVLLPEMTKAIIAAAEAKPAARPELAKQDVAKPELKTVKAVQSDQTFDASSSGQLVLAVGAWTGAIAGLVCLFLLGGQHHYLRGGLPSVGGAVAGLAGGLVVGVVGGAAGQGLFLLAPGNEALTVVFQLLSWALLGGLAGAGLSIFVPNLKTGYGLMGGALGGAVGAIGYILVTAAAGAQLGRLAGGLALGLCIGLMVAVVEAAFRRAWLEVRYGPREVITVNLGAEPVKVGGDARACTVWARGAADVALRYFIRDGKVICTDVPAREEFAVSAGDTRAAGNVIVVVRTGSGAEAPPAAAPRPIPPVPKTQPVAKAQSSDNDVLPLPALPAPPSFAQSTNPHPAPVSAPSARPSSPPAPAPVRNPDACPTCGRKTPGRSGSRYCVVCDQTY; encoded by the coding sequence ATGCCCGCGCCGAAGTTCCTCTCCGCCCTGCCCAAGCCGGTCCTGTTCGGGCTGTACGGGGCCATCGGCGGGTTACTCGGCGCGCTCCTGTTGGGCGAGCCCATCATGCTGGCCCTCGGCCCGAAACAAGCGACCGCCCCGACCCCGGCCGCACCGGAACCGCGACTCGCAGTCAGCGCGTCGGACAAGCTGCAAATCTACCAGGGCGGGACCAACAAGCTGCTCGTGCAGATCGCGCGCGACGCCTTCGACGACGACGTGACCGTTCGCGTCGAGGGGCTGCCCGCGGGCGTCACGGCGCACGAGGCCGTCATCCCCGCGGGCAAGACCGCGGGCGAGGTCGAACTGCGGGCCGCGTTCGCCACGCGCGCCGGACTCGGGGTGGACCACAAGAGTTTGAAGGTGATCGCTTCCGCGCGAGCGGGCGGCACCAAAGAGGTGACCGAGACGACTTCGTTCGCTCTCACACCGCTGGTCTCCGCGCCGCCGGAAGCGGACATCGTGTTCGTGCTCGACGTGACCGGCAGCATGCAGAAGCAGATCGACGGGTTGAAGGACGGCATCGGCACCTTCGCGAACGACCTCCGCGAAGCCAAGGTGGACGCGCGCTTCGGGTGCATCGCGTTCCGCGATTTGACAGAGGGCGAGCCGAGTCAGATCCTCAAGTTTAGGGGTTCGCAATTCACGGACGACGCATCGGCGTTTAGCAACGAGGTCGCGCGGCTGCGTGCGCGGGGCGGCGGGGACGACCCGGAGAGCAGCCTGGAGGCGATCATCGAGGCGGCCGGCTACGACTTCCGCAAGGGCGCGACGCGGAGCCTGATTCTGATCACCGACGCCCCGCCCCGGCGCGACGGGGTGAGCGTCCGCGCGGCCGCGGACGCCCTGACCACCAAGAAAATCGACCTGCTGCACCTCGTCATCAACAGCCCGGGGCGCGCGCAGTACCGCGAGGTGCAACTCGGCGCGATCGGCGTGCCCGCGGAGAAGGGCACCGACCGCGGCAAGGAGTTTAGCCTGGACCGCACCGCGAACGAGTCCGCGACGTTCACCAACGTGCTGCTCCCGGAAATGACGAAGGCCATCATCGCGGCAGCAGAGGCAAAGCCTGCAGCGCGCCCGGAACTGGCGAAACAGGACGTGGCGAAGCCCGAACTCAAGACGGTGAAAGCGGTTCAGTCGGACCAAACGTTCGACGCGAGTTCGTCGGGGCAACTCGTGCTCGCGGTCGGCGCGTGGACGGGAGCCATCGCGGGGCTGGTGTGTCTGTTCCTGTTGGGCGGTCAGCACCATTATTTGCGCGGCGGGCTGCCGTCCGTGGGCGGTGCGGTCGCGGGCCTCGCGGGAGGACTGGTTGTGGGGGTGGTCGGCGGGGCGGCCGGCCAGGGTCTGTTTCTACTCGCGCCCGGTAACGAAGCCCTTACGGTCGTCTTCCAACTGCTGAGCTGGGCACTTCTCGGCGGATTGGCAGGTGCGGGGTTGTCGATCTTCGTTCCCAACCTGAAGACCGGGTACGGTTTGATGGGCGGCGCCTTGGGGGGAGCGGTCGGGGCGATCGGGTACATCCTGGTGACCGCGGCCGCGGGTGCGCAACTCGGTCGACTCGCGGGCGGTCTGGCACTGGGGCTGTGCATCGGGCTGATGGTCGCGGTGGTGGAAGCCGCGTTCCGGCGCGCGTGGCTCGAAGTGCGGTACGGCCCGCGCGAAGTGATTACCGTGAACCTCGGCGCGGAACCGGTGAAAGTTGGCGGGGATGCTCGGGCCTGTACCGTCTGGGCGCGCGGTGCGGCCGACGTCGCGCTGCGGTACTTCATCCGTGACGGGAAAGTGATCTGCACCGACGTGCCGGCCCGCGAAGAGTTCGCGGTGAGCGCCGGTGACACCCGCGCTGCGGGCAACGTGATCGTAGTGGTACGGACCGGCAGCGGAGCCGAGGCCCCTCCTGCCGCAGCGCCGCGCCCCATTCCGCCCGTACCGAAAACGCAACCCGTTGCAAAGGCGCAGTCTAGCGACAACGACGTGCTCCCGCTCCCCGCGCTCCCGGCCCCGCCTTCGTTCGCCCAATCGACGAACCCGCATCCCGCTCCAGTGTCCGCCCCCAGCGCGCGACCATCCTCGCCGCCGGCTCCGGCTCCCGTGCGCAATCCCGATGCGTGCCCCACGTGCGGGCGCAAGACCCCGGGGCGCTCCGGTTCGCGCTACTGCGTCGTCTGTGACCAGACGTACTAG
- a CDS encoding phosphatase domain-containing protein, with the protein MPPQGFSWVERPRLAALARPQSAEDLRWLRRNGIDVLVTLTENPLPRNWVNDAGVMAVSVPVPDMEAPTERQLDHVIATIRRANQSGMGVAVHCAAGLGRTGTVLAAYLVASGLSARAALIKLRDLRPGSVETLDQERAIEQYARKLALPEGERTNDLTDPE; encoded by the coding sequence ATGCCCCCGCAGGGCTTTTCCTGGGTCGAACGCCCGCGCCTCGCCGCGCTCGCGCGCCCGCAATCGGCGGAAGACCTCCGCTGGCTCCGGCGCAACGGCATCGACGTGCTCGTGACGCTCACCGAGAACCCGCTCCCGCGGAACTGGGTGAACGACGCGGGCGTAATGGCCGTGTCCGTACCCGTGCCGGACATGGAAGCGCCCACCGAGCGCCAGCTCGATCACGTCATCGCGACCATCCGCCGGGCGAACCAATCGGGCATGGGCGTGGCCGTTCACTGTGCCGCGGGGTTGGGGCGCACCGGGACGGTGCTCGCCGCGTACCTCGTCGCGTCGGGCCTGTCGGCGCGCGCGGCGCTCATCAAACTGCGCGACCTCCGGCCCGGGTCCGTGGAAACGCTCGACCAGGAGCGCGCCATCGAACAGTACGCCCGCAAGCTCGCGCTCCCGGAGGGCGAGCGGACCAACGATCTCACCGACCCAGAGTAA